aaattacaattttgcgggtttgatttctattacacaatgttattccttcaccgtggaagttaatcgtaaacatttgttgagtacgtatttcattagaaaaattggtacccgcctgcgggattcgaacaccgttgcatcgctcaacacgtatgcaccggacgtcttatcctttaggccacgacgacttcaaatcgatGAGTTTATCACTTTGCCttatcatttaaatattagatcaataaaacaaaaacaaaaactgttTTACCTAATTTCCTCATCCGTATGCAAGTGCTCAGTGTAAAACGATTTTATCTTCTCCTCATAATTCGGAAGACATTCCTTGGAACAGACCATCTCATCTTCATATGTGTAACCTCGTTCATTCTTAAGTTTTTCTAGTACTCCATCAGTTTTATATGTGTCTATGTTTATCTGTGAATATTTGGAAATCATTAGAGTGATTTGTTTTTGAACTGAAACTTCTTCAgtggtaattaaataaatgataagtTGTTACAAATTTAAAGTAACATTTTAGAGAAATGTTACATTTCATTACATGAGACAGAAGgataatatacaataatatagcaAACAATAGCAACTATGCCATAGTAGTAATGATCTCTGATACCCTTAGAGATATCTGTTGCTGCATAGCTTTGACTCCATGCAGCAGAGGGTCAGGAGGTCAAGTATGAAATATTGGCtatatttgtataaaatttatcatGAAGTCAACCTAGCCTAGTGGATAAGATATCCAGTGAATTTGTATCGAGCTATGTGACTGTGCCGATGATTGGATCCCACAAACAGGTAccaatttctaatgaaatatgtaattaataaatgtttacaaATACTTCCTTAATGAAGGAATTGCATAGTGCATAAAAATCAGACTaacaaaaatcataatttgcatcatTACTAGTTGTggggcatcttgtgagcccgcatggataaacaattcaatatattttattacttaaatattcTTGAATATTctaagattgttaatatcaaCCTAATTGACATTTTGAACCCAAGCTTTGCTATCACttctttaataataacattatcaTCAAATGttcgagaaaaaaaatgataacaacttaatatgtatgtttaaagTACTTCTaacttactttaaaatattcaacCCCCGTTTTAGAGAATAAATCATCCAGGGAAATatattctggaggatttttatGGTGTTGCAGCCGCTGGTCCGTTGTTTCACTATCCATGTACCATGCTTGtaccattttaaaaacaaaaataattatctaaatatgtacatacgtaaACAATTTAACTCACTATCCGACGAAGTGATACCTACACAGTACACACAGTCacacacataaaaataaattatttacttagCGCTTGTcaaaaatgattttgtttacGGTCCACAGTGAAACGACTTTTAGCCAATCGTAGCTGTGTTCtaaatcatagataatacacaaaaatgtttacgggcgtcggccactagatggttTCGCTTCGATCAGTTTTTCATTGCTCTTGTAGATGGCAGGAACATTAATTTGTGGTtactgaaaatttataaaatccttctataaaaataaaatagaataacctatcctctattttatttttaaagaaggattctataaatttttagtaaccacaaattaataaaaattaatcaatttgtctataacaaagaaatacttgtatgatttatgattttttttattttgtgtgtgttagttaaacaataattaaaagtcGTAACGACATTTAAGTTTAGGGGCAACCGCTACAAGACGTCGATAGTttccacacaaaaaaaaatttgtcttaTAATAccgtatcgcagtttcaggaccctgttttaaatttataagcAACCTCTTTTGACTATTTGGTGGGAATGCAAAAAGCAAAGTGTGTAGGTATCGTTCCATTttgttagtgtttcttcagattttaacttgtaataattaattacagtcaaacctggataagagagagttcaagggagcacaatctcattctcgcttatagaggtttctcactaacccgagtttctcgctaatgctccctctgaattttatttcgcgattttctggattcaaacgcattcagtttatcacttaatgacagtactttaattttccgttttgacatgatgcagaacagaacttttcttcgcaattgattaacgataaactaagtaagtccgacaaacaggaccgtacacaggcacacgtgtccattcgaaaagaaagcgataaaataacaacgttatttagttccacgaaatagaataggttcaatattgacgagaaaacaatggtaaaaagttccacaaaagttaacaatgagtcataaaataacaGATGTTAaacttgtaatttgtttttttattagttcctcctaaataatataaataaataaagctcgactctCGCTTaaagaggtatagataagtagtagtctcacttacggaggtccatgagggaaaaacgactctctcttacagaggtttctgtttctctctaatagaggttttgggagcttaaaatgacgggtcctggctattactctcacttatagagttttctgacttatccagttctcacttacccaggtttggcTGTATCAGTATACATCTAGCATCTATGAAAGTGCCCAAGTGCaggaaaataaaatctaataggATTCATATTAGGTCTTTACCTACGAAATTGCCGTTTAGTTTAAAgaaagatttttaattaaaaaaatatatttctgtcaATCAAATTAAGCACCCATATTATCGAAAAACCTATGCCAGCACAGTAGTCATTTTCAATGCCCTTTTTGGAGAACCCAGGTGTACGGGAAACAatggcattttgtactgcctctcggGGATTTTTTTTCCCTGCCCAGCAGTACAATTTTTGGACGGTGGGTGATGTAAATTTTTAAACCCTAGCTCTTGTAACTTAGAGACCGTCTGTAGTGTCGAATGAGAT
The Bombyx mori chromosome 5, ASM3026992v2 DNA segment above includes these coding regions:
- the LOC101740178 gene encoding acireductone dioxygenase translates to MVQAWYMDSETTDQRLQHHKNPPEYISLDDLFSKTGVEYFKINIDTYKTDGVLEKLKNERGYTYEDEMVCSKECLPNYEEKIKSFYTEHLHTDEEIRFILDGSGYFDVRDGEDQWIRIAVSKGDMLVIPSGIYHRFTLDTNNYIKAKRFFIGEPVWLPYNRPADEMPCRKDYVEKLQNGFSVAA